Proteins encoded by one window of Salvia splendens isolate huo1 chromosome 14, SspV2, whole genome shotgun sequence:
- the LOC121765555 gene encoding protein INVOLVED IN DE NOVO 2-like — protein MDGIWDYMELMGTHVKHNSRKDTDVGSFKAKKHVKKMYEALKNGRHQVTQSGQAYTCPYCPEKRGGSFRFTDLLQHATSIGSCNSKKRTEKNKANHRALAKYLAKDTAGGAGPSKPSDEVNVLAGIDHREVLVWPCIGIIVNIPASFSNGSWESGSSYLRDQLVSKGFFPIRVLPLWNHQGHSGTAFVEFDMNFTGFTNALSFEKDYEANHRGKKKWLADSAKKPDLYAWLARMDEYTSNNVVGENLRNIACLRAVSVIVGEEARRTTTCPYCPDTRMRDFDYTDLLQHVSSIGRCNSKKRTARDKANHFAMATYLETNVVSVAGPSLASPEVDALALTNHLKSEEATGTSEPSDEVDVLVDHDHYEMFAWPCIGIIVNIPTSLSNGHYVGESGGELRDQLARRGFNPTRVRPLWNHQGHSGTALVEFCMDMTGFTNAMSFEKDYEYNLHGKKNWLENNATKSDLYAWVARAGEYNSNSVVGENLRKIAHLRALSDIMGEEARRTITCPYCPSTRRRDFIYKDLWQHANSIGSCNSKKRTERNKANHLALANYLEKDIVSGAGPSNPSPKVDVITLAKSLENEISARAGPSNPYGQEGAANHDNTELFVWPWIGVVVNIPTSFSNGRHVGESGSKMRDQLASRGLNPTRVKTLWNNGSHSGTAIVEFHKDWLGFTNAMSFEKDYMADHHGKKNWLAKDEKKSDPYAWVARADDYLSNDIVGEHLRKIGDLRTISGIMEEDVRMTNKLIHKLTNAIEAKQLLLLEMESRLKETETSLHQLIKENDNIRQAHNEEIKKIESSARNHFQRISNDHEKLKSQLEIQKIDLELRGQELMERQRHNEIERKKLAEDLEQNAVKNSSNQAAAVVQRKVDEKVMKLAEEQKKQKEELHKRIILLEKQLDAKQALELEIEQLRGNLNVMRHIEYEGGVEVLDEFDLLLKAMREKERELGDLEAINHILVVQERKRNDELQDARKELVNGMKDMSINAHIGVKRMGELDSKPFHDVMNRIYGDTQADERATELCSLWEEYLRDPEWHPIKVVYINGKHQAVINEDDEKLRDLREHYGDKVCNAVIAALSEINEYNPSGRYITSELWNYEEGRRASLKEGVGVLLKHWRSYRRKRGMD, from the exons ATGGATGGGATTTGGGATTACATGGAGCTGATGGGAACTCATGTGAAGCATAATTCTCGAAAAGACACTGATGTTGGCAGCTTTAAAGCTAAGAAGCATGTGAAGAAGATGTATGAAGCACTGAAGAATGGTAGACACCAGGTTACGCAATCTGGCCAGGCTTACACATGCCCGTACTGCCCTGAAAAAAGGGGAGGGTCCTTCCGGTTCACAGACCTTCTGCAGCATGCAACTTCCATTGGAAGTTGCAATTCGAAGAAAAGGACTGAAAAGAACAAGGCCAATCACCGTGCACTGGCTAAGTACTTGGCAAAGGACACAGCTGGGGGAGCAGGCCCTTCAAAGCCTTCAGATGAGGTAAATGTCCTTGCAGGCATTGACCATCGTGAGGTATTGGTATGGCCTTGTATTGGAATAATTGTCAACATTCCTGCTAGCTTTAGCAATGGTAGTTGGGAGAGTGGTAGTAGTTACTTGAGAGATCAGTTGGTAAGTAAAGGATTCTTTCCCATCCGTGTGCTACCCTTGTGGAATCACCAAGGCCATTCTGGAACTGCATTTGTtgaatttgatatgaattttactGGATTTACCAATGCACTGTCTTTTGAAAAGGATTATGAGGCTAATCATCGTGGAAAGAAGAAATGGCTGGCAGACAGTGCCAAGAAGCCTGATCTTTATGCATGGCTAGCCCGCATGGATGAATATACTTCTAATAATGTTGTTGGAGAAAATCTACGGAACATTGCATGTCTTAGAGCCGTATCAGTTATTGTGGGAGAAGAAGCTCGAAGGACCACCACGTGCCCCTACTGCCCTGATACAAGAATGCGAGACTTTGATTATACAGATCTTTTGCAGCATGTGAGTTCAATAGGCAGGTGTAATTCTAAGAAAAGGACAGCAAGAGACAAGGCAAATCACTTTGCAATGGCTACGTACTTGGAAACGAACGTAGTTTCTGTAGCTGGCCCTTCATTGGCTTCTCCAGAGGTAGATGCTCTAGCACTGACTAATCACTTGAAAAGTGAAGAAGCCACCGGCACTTCAGAGCCTTCTGACGAGGTAGATGTCCTTGTAGACCATGACCATTATGAGATGTTTGCCTGGCCATGCATTGGCATTATTGTCAATATTCCAACTAGCTTGAGCAATGGTCATTATGTGGGGGAGAGTGGTGGTGAATTGAGAGACCAGTTGGCAAGGAGAGGATTTAATCCAACCAGAGTGCGACCTTTGTGGAATCACCAAGGACATTCAGGAACTGCACTTGTTGAATTTTGTATGGATATGACTGGATTTACTAATGCCATGTCTTTTGAGAAAGATTATGAGTATAACCTTCATGGGAAGAAAAATTGGCTGGAGAACAACGCCACAAAATCAGATCTTTACGCATGGGTAGCTCGCGCAGGTGAATACAATTCTAATAGTGTTGTTGGAGAAAATTTACGCAAGATTGCACATCTTAGAGCCTTATCAGATATTATGGGAGAAGAAGCTCGAAGGACCATTACATGCCCCTACTGTCCAAGCACAAGAAGACGAGACTTCATTTATAAAGATCTCTGGCAGCATGCAAATTCAATAGGCAGTTGCAATTCAAAGAAAAGGACAGAAAGAAACAAGGCAAATCACCTTGCACTGGCTAATTACTTGGAAAAGGACATAGTTAGTGGAGCTGGCCCTTCAAATCCTTCTCCAAAAGTAGATGTCATTACGCTGGCTAAGTCTTTAGAAAATGAAATATCTGCTAGAGCCGGCCCTTCAAATCCCTATGGCCAGGAAGGTGCTGCAAACCATGACAATACTGAGTTGTTTGTCTGGCCATGGATTGGTGTTGTTGTAAACATTCCAACTAGCTTTAGCAATGGTCGTCATGTGGGGGAGAGTGGTAGTAAAATGAGGGATCAGCTGGCTAGTAGAGGGCTTAACCCAACTAGAGTAAAAACTTTGTGGAACAATGGAAGCCATTCTGGAACTGCAATTGTTGAATTTCATAAGGATTGGCTTGGATTTACCAATGCCATGTCTTTTGAGAAAGATTATATGGCTGATCATCATGGAAAGAAAAACTGGCTGGCAAAGGATGAGAAGAAATCTGATCCATACGCATGGGTTGCTCGTGCAGATGATTATTTGTCAAATGACATTGTTGGAGAGCATCTTCGAAAGATTGGCGATCTTAGAACCATTTCAGGTATTATGGAAGAAGACGTTCGAATGACCAACAAGCTTATCCACAAGTTAACAAATGCTATTGAGGCAAAGCAATTGCTCTTGCTAGAGATGGAGAGTAGATTAAAGGAGACAGAAACCTCTCTGCACCAATTGATCAAGGAAAATGATAATATTCGTCAAGCTCACAATGAAG AGATAAAAAAGATTGAGTCAAGTGCCCGAAATCATTTTCAAAGGATATCCAATGATCACGAGAAGCTTAAATCTCAGCTGGAAATTCAGAAGATAGATCTTGAGCTCCGAGGTCAAGAACTGATGGAACGGCAGAGACACAACGAAATCGAGAGGAAAAAGCTTGCTGAAGACCTTGAACAG AATGCAGTGAAAAATTCATCCAATCAAGCTGCAGCTGTGGTACAAAGGAAGGTGGATGAAAAAGTAATGAAGTTGGCTGAGGAACAAAAg AAACAAAAGGAGGAGCTCCATAAGAGAATTATTTTACTGGAGAAACAACTAGATGCGAAACAAGCATTAGAGCTTGAGATTGAGCAGTTGAGGGGAAACTTGAATGTCATGAGACACATAGAATATGAAGGTGGTGTCGAAGTGTTAGATGAATTTGATTTGCTCCTCAAGGCCATGAGAGAGAAGGAAAGAGAGCTTGGAGATTTGGAAGCAATAAACCACATTTTAGTTGTGCAGGAGCGCAAGAGAAATGACGAGCTACAGGATGCACGTAAAGAATTGGTTAAT GGCATGAAAGATATGTCAATAAATGCTCATATTGGTGTCAAGAGAATGGGGGAGCTTGATAGCAAGCCATTTCACGATGTAATGAATAGGATTTATGGCGACACTCAAGCAGACGAAAGGGCAACAGAGCTATGCTCgctgtgggaggagtatcttcgAGATCCTGAATGGCATCCTATAAAGGTGGTCTACATTAACGGCAAGCATCAG GCTGTGATAAATGAAGACGATGAAAAGCTGAGAGACTTGAGAGAACATTATGGTGACAAAGTTTGCAACGCTGTGATAGCAGCTCTCTCTGAGATAAACGAATACAACCCGAGCGGGAGGTACATTACATCAGAACTGTGGAACTACGAAGAAGGTAGGAGAGCTTCCCTCAAGGAAGGAGTCGGGGTTCTGCTGAAGCATTGGAGGTCCTACAGGCGAAAGAGGGGGATGGACTGA